The Gemmatimonadota bacterium genome has a segment encoding these proteins:
- a CDS encoding SDR family oxidoreductase, with translation MDLSKNRKDDRASLSPGALRLAVLLAGLACTSAFGAPAVDAQSTPRPGQQVVLVTGSTSGLGREVARRLGATGAFVIVHGRNRERGMAVVEAIESEGIGNARFYAADFSSIDQIREFGETILRDYDRLDVLVNNAGFGRAPDERMISQDGHELRFQVNHLSHFLLTRMFLPRLRASAPSRIVNVSSGAQQAIDFDDVMIENNFSGGRAYSQSKLAQIMFTFDLAEELAGTDVVVNALHPATYMDTGMVRRAGLTPRATVGEGADAVMRLITSPDIGSGGYFNRMRPARANDQAYDEEARRKLRRLSEELTGAP, from the coding sequence ATGGACCTGAGTAAGAATCGTAAAGACGATAGGGCATCGCTCTCACCGGGTGCGCTGCGACTCGCGGTGCTCTTGGCCGGTCTCGCATGCACGTCGGCCTTCGGCGCACCGGCTGTCGACGCGCAGTCGACCCCCCGACCCGGGCAGCAGGTCGTCCTCGTCACGGGCTCGACGAGCGGACTAGGGCGCGAGGTCGCGCGCAGACTCGGCGCGACGGGTGCTTTCGTCATCGTGCACGGCCGGAACCGTGAGCGGGGGATGGCGGTCGTCGAGGCGATCGAGAGCGAGGGCATCGGGAACGCCCGCTTCTACGCGGCAGACTTCTCATCGATCGACCAGATCCGGGAGTTCGGTGAGACGATCCTGCGCGACTACGACCGACTCGACGTGCTCGTCAACAACGCCGGTTTCGGAAGGGCGCCCGATGAACGGATGATCTCGCAGGACGGGCATGAGCTGCGTTTCCAGGTGAACCACCTCTCGCACTTCCTTCTCACACGGATGTTCTTACCTCGACTCCGCGCGAGCGCCCCCTCACGTATCGTCAACGTGTCGTCGGGTGCTCAGCAGGCGATCGATTTCGACGACGTGATGATCGAGAACAACTTCAGCGGTGGGCGCGCCTATTCTCAGAGCAAGCTCGCTCAGATCATGTTCACGTTCGACCTGGCCGAGGAGCTGGCGGGAACCGATGTGGTCGTGAACGCGCTACATCCGGCTACCTACATGGACACGGGCATGGTGAGGAGGGCGGGACTCACGCCGAGGGCCACCGTCGGCGAGGGGGCGGACGCGGTGATGCGGCTGATCACGTCACCCGACATCGGCAGTGGCGGCTACTTCAATCGCATGCGGCCCGCCCGCGCGAACGACCAGGCGTATGACGAGGAGGCTCGCAGAAAGCTCCGCAGGCTGAGTGAGGAGCTGACTGGGGCGCCCTGA
- a CDS encoding TM2 domain-containing protein, whose amino-acid sequence MEPIDPDRGGYSEGVGYALWCASFLSLAGLHRIYLGKYGTGILWLLTLGLFGIGTIVDLFRMKKLVRDANIREGYLPHPRWAAELNRMAHSPAALPTAPEKPLKHQLLDAAMALKGELSVTEGVAATGASFEAVENTLNELLETGYVDIDNRPDSGVIVYRFTELR is encoded by the coding sequence ATGGAACCGATTGACCCGGATCGTGGAGGGTACAGCGAGGGAGTTGGCTACGCGCTGTGGTGCGCCTCTTTCTTGAGTCTCGCCGGCCTGCACCGCATCTACCTGGGGAAGTACGGAACCGGCATCCTCTGGCTGCTCACGTTGGGACTCTTCGGGATCGGCACGATCGTCGACCTGTTCAGGATGAAGAAGCTCGTCCGGGACGCCAATATCCGGGAGGGCTACCTCCCACATCCGCGCTGGGCGGCCGAACTCAACCGGATGGCGCACTCGCCTGCCGCACTTCCGACAGCACCCGAGAAACCCCTCAAGCATCAACTGCTCGACGCCGCGATGGCACTGAAGGGCGAGCTCTCCGTTACCGAGGGCGTGGCCGCCACGGGAGCCAGCTTCGAGGCGGTCGAGAACACGCTCAACGAACTCCTCGAGACCGGCTACGTCGATATCGACAATCGCCCCGACAGCGGCGTGATCGTCTACCGTTTCACGGAACTGCGGTAG